In Oscillatoria acuminata PCC 6304, a single window of DNA contains:
- the rpsE gene encoding 30S ribosomal protein S5, whose amino-acid sequence MAERRKKNARTREKETDWQERVVQIRRVTKVVKGGKKLSFRAIVVVGNERGQVGVGVGKASDVISAVKKGVADGKKHLIEVPLTKANSIPHRVNGSATGAKVMMRPAAPGTGVIAGGAVRTVLELAGVRNILAKQLGSNNPLNNARAAIDALVSLRTLSEVADERGIAIDKLYA is encoded by the coding sequence ATGGCAGAACGTCGTAAAAAAAACGCCCGCACTCGGGAAAAAGAAACAGATTGGCAAGAGCGGGTCGTTCAGATTCGCCGGGTCACCAAAGTCGTCAAAGGCGGTAAAAAACTCAGCTTCCGGGCGATCGTCGTCGTCGGTAACGAACGCGGTCAAGTCGGAGTCGGTGTGGGTAAAGCCAGTGACGTGATCAGCGCCGTCAAAAAAGGCGTCGCCGATGGCAAGAAGCACCTAATCGAAGTGCCTCTAACCAAAGCCAACTCCATTCCTCACCGAGTCAATGGCAGTGCCACCGGTGCCAAAGTGATGATGCGTCCCGCTGCACCGGGGACCGGGGTAATTGCTGGGGGTGCTGTGCGCACCGTCCTCGAATTAGCCGGAGTTCGCAATATTCTCGCCAAACAGTTGGGGTCTAATAACCCCCTGAACAATGCTAGAGCGGCGATCGATGCCCTAGTCAGTCTGCGAACCTTGTCTGAAGTCGCTGACGAGCGTGGCATTGCAATTGACAAGCTGTATGCCTAA
- the rpsH gene encoding 30S ribosomal protein S8 gives MAANDTIADMLTRIRNASLARHQKTEVLSTNMTRSIAKVLQEEGFIAEFEEVGEGVDKKLAIALKYKGKNRQPIIKALKRVSKPGLRVYSNRKELPRVLGGIGIAIISTSSGIMTDRDARRQGVGGEVLCYVW, from the coding sequence ATGGCGGCTAACGACACGATTGCAGACATGCTAACACGCATCCGCAATGCAAGCCTAGCACGGCACCAAAAAACAGAAGTTCTATCCACAAACATGACCCGTTCCATTGCCAAAGTTCTTCAAGAAGAAGGCTTTATTGCCGAATTTGAAGAAGTTGGGGAAGGGGTCGATAAAAAACTGGCGATCGCCTTGAAATACAAAGGCAAAAATCGTCAACCTATTATCAAAGCCTTAAAACGGGTCAGTAAGCCCGGGTTGCGAGTCTATTCCAATCGGAAAGAACTCCCTCGCGTTTTAGGCGGCATTGGAATTGCCATCATTTCCACCTCATCGGGCATCATGACCGACCGCGACGCCCGTCGTCAAGGTGTAGGCGGTGAAGTGCTTTGCTATGTCTGGTAG
- the rplO gene encoding 50S ribosomal protein L15, whose product MRLHELGPKAGSKKRKRRLARGISAGQGASAGKGMRGQKARAGGSTRPGFEGGQQPLYRRLPKLKHFPLVNRKEYTTINVSKLASLAANSEVTLASLMEAGIVTTNDGPLKILGDGELNVPLNVKAAAFTAGAKAKIEAAGGTCETSDANS is encoded by the coding sequence ATGAGACTACATGAACTAGGACCCAAAGCCGGGTCTAAAAAACGCAAACGGCGCTTGGCTCGCGGTATATCTGCCGGTCAAGGTGCCAGCGCCGGTAAAGGGATGAGAGGTCAAAAAGCGAGAGCCGGGGGTAGCACCCGTCCTGGGTTTGAAGGGGGACAACAGCCCCTGTATCGCCGTCTGCCTAAGCTCAAGCACTTTCCGCTCGTCAATCGCAAAGAATACACTACGATTAACGTAAGTAAGTTGGCATCATTGGCCGCTAACAGTGAAGTGACGTTAGCCTCCCTAATGGAAGCGGGCATTGTCACCACCAATGATGGGCCGCTGAAAATCTTGGGAGATGGGGAACTGAATGTTCCTTTGAATGTGAAAGCTGCTGCCTTTACCGCAGGGGCTAAAGCCAAGATTGAAGCTGCCGGTGGAACTTGTGAAACCAGTGATGCCAACTCCTAG
- a CDS encoding adenylate kinase, whose amino-acid sequence MTRLIFLGPPGAGKGTQAQILSESHHIPHISTGDILRAAVEQQTDLGNQAKAYMERGELVPDSLLLDLIRDRLTQRDATESGWILDGFPRNVAQAEFLDHLLDDIQQKCKSAISLEVPDQQLIDRLHGRGRSDDGDETIARRLRVYHDLTIPVIDYYRERGRLIAINGNSSIEAVAAILKKVVTS is encoded by the coding sequence GTGACAAGACTAATTTTTTTGGGCCCTCCTGGAGCGGGGAAGGGTACTCAAGCTCAGATCCTCTCCGAATCTCATCATATTCCTCATATTTCAACGGGGGATATCTTGAGGGCCGCCGTTGAGCAACAGACTGATTTAGGCAATCAGGCTAAGGCTTATATGGAACGAGGGGAGTTGGTCCCGGATTCGCTGCTGTTAGACTTGATTCGCGATCGCCTGACTCAACGGGATGCGACTGAATCTGGATGGATTTTGGATGGTTTCCCCCGTAATGTCGCGCAAGCTGAATTTTTAGATCATCTTCTGGATGATATTCAGCAAAAGTGTAAGTCAGCCATTAGTTTGGAAGTCCCCGATCAACAGTTGATTGATCGGTTACATGGACGAGGACGCAGCGATGATGGGGATGAGACGATCGCCCGTCGTTTACGGGTGTATCACGACCTAACGATTCCGGTGATTGACTATTATCGAGAGCGGGGTCGGCTGATTGCTATCAATGGCAATTCGTCTATTGAGGCAGTGGCGGCGATTTTGAAAAAAGTAGTCACCAGTTGA
- the rplF gene encoding 50S ribosomal protein L6, producing the protein MSRIGKRPINIPAKVVVSIDGQKVSVKGPKGELSRELPAEVIVAQEGETIEVKRRDESRAARQRHGLCRTLVANMVQGVSEGFQKRLEIQGVGYRAQVQGRNLILNVGYSNPVEINPPEGISVAVENNTNVIISGINKEIVGNTAAKIRDVRPPEPYKGKGIRYAGEQVRRKAGKTGKK; encoded by the coding sequence ATGTCTCGTATTGGTAAACGCCCCATTAATATACCGGCCAAAGTCGTTGTATCCATTGATGGGCAAAAGGTCTCCGTTAAGGGGCCAAAAGGCGAACTTTCCCGAGAGCTACCCGCCGAAGTCATCGTGGCACAAGAAGGCGAAACCATCGAAGTCAAGCGTCGGGACGAATCTCGTGCCGCCCGTCAACGTCATGGATTATGCCGCACCTTAGTCGCCAACATGGTTCAAGGCGTCTCCGAAGGATTCCAAAAACGACTGGAAATTCAAGGGGTGGGCTATCGTGCTCAAGTCCAAGGGCGCAACCTAATTCTCAACGTTGGTTATAGCAACCCCGTAGAAATTAACCCCCCCGAAGGCATCTCTGTCGCCGTTGAAAATAACACCAACGTGATTATCAGCGGCATCAACAAAGAAATTGTCGGCAATACCGCCGCCAAAATTAGGGACGTTCGTCCCCCCGAGCCCTACAAAGGTAAGGGAATTCGCTATGCAGGCGAACAAGTCAGACGCAAGGCAGGGAAGACAGGGAAGAAATAA
- the rplR gene encoding 50S ribosomal protein L18 — MKLTRSESIERRHRRVRRRVIGTPERPRLSVFRSHQHIYAQVIDDTQHQTLAAASTLDPALKAELETGATCDASAKVGKLIADRAREKGIEKVVFDRGGNLYHGRVKALAEAAREAGLEF, encoded by the coding sequence ATGAAGCTGACTCGCAGTGAATCTATTGAACGCCGTCATCGGCGCGTGCGACGTCGGGTCATCGGCACCCCAGAACGTCCTCGGTTATCTGTATTTCGCTCTCATCAGCATATTTATGCTCAGGTGATTGACGATACCCAACACCAAACCCTAGCGGCGGCATCCACCCTTGATCCGGCATTGAAAGCCGAATTAGAGACGGGAGCCACTTGTGATGCATCGGCAAAAGTCGGAAAACTGATCGCCGATCGCGCCCGGGAAAAAGGCATTGAAAAAGTCGTCTTCGATCGCGGCGGTAATCTGTACCACGGTCGGGTTAAAGCCCTAGCAGAAGCGGCCCGTGAAGCGGGTTTAGAGTTCTAA
- the rpmJ gene encoding 50S ribosomal protein L36, giving the protein MKVRASVKKICEKCRVIRRRGRVMVICSNPKHKQRQG; this is encoded by the coding sequence ATGAAAGTCCGAGCATCCGTCAAGAAGATTTGCGAGAAGTGCCGCGTCATTCGTCGTCGCGGTCGAGTCATGGTGATTTGTTCCAATCCAAAGCACAAACAACGTCAGGGTTAG
- the rplE gene encoding 50S ribosomal protein L5 — translation MTTQLKTRYQETIVPKLMEQFKYTNIHQVPKVVKITINRGLGEASSNAKALESSLSEIATIAGQKPVVTRAKKAIAGFKIRQGMPVGMMVTLRGDRMYSFLDRLISLALPRIRDFRGISPKSFDGRGNYTLGVREQLIFPEVEYDRIDQIRGMDISIITTATTDEEGRALLKEMGMPFKEG, via the coding sequence ATGACCACTCAACTCAAAACGCGGTATCAAGAAACGATCGTCCCCAAACTGATGGAACAGTTTAAATACACGAATATCCATCAGGTGCCCAAGGTGGTGAAAATCACCATTAACCGAGGCTTAGGGGAAGCGTCTAGCAATGCAAAAGCGCTAGAATCATCTTTGAGCGAAATCGCTACAATTGCGGGACAAAAACCCGTGGTGACGCGGGCGAAAAAGGCGATCGCAGGCTTTAAAATCCGTCAAGGAATGCCTGTGGGAATGATGGTCACCCTCCGGGGCGATCGGATGTATTCTTTCCTCGATCGCCTGATCAGTTTAGCACTACCTCGGATTCGGGACTTTCGCGGCATTAGTCCCAAGAGCTTTGACGGACGAGGCAATTACACCTTGGGCGTCAGAGAACAATTAATCTTTCCAGAAGTAGAGTACGACCGGATTGACCAAATTCGGGGTATGGACATATCCATCATCACAACGGCAACAACGGATGAAGAGGGCCGCGCCTTACTCAAAGAAATGGGAATGCCCTTCAAAGAAGGATAA
- the rpsK gene encoding 30S ribosomal protein S11: MARQTTKKTGSRKQKRNVPNGVGYIQSTFNNTIVTITDPSGEVISWATSGSSGFKGAKKGTPFAAQTAAENAARRAVEQGMRQIEVMVSGPGSGRETAIRALQGAGLEITLIRDVTPIPHNGCRPPKRRRV; encoded by the coding sequence ATGGCGCGACAAACAACCAAAAAAACTGGCTCGCGGAAGCAAAAAAGGAATGTGCCTAATGGCGTGGGTTACATTCAGTCCACCTTTAATAACACCATTGTCACGATTACCGATCCCAGCGGAGAAGTAATTTCTTGGGCAACCAGTGGTTCTAGTGGTTTTAAAGGGGCGAAAAAAGGAACTCCCTTTGCCGCTCAAACCGCAGCAGAGAATGCAGCACGCCGTGCAGTGGAGCAGGGAATGCGTCAAATTGAGGTGATGGTCAGTGGTCCCGGTTCAGGCCGAGAGACTGCCATCCGTGCCCTCCAAGGTGCGGGCCTAGAAATCACCTTGATTCGGGACGTCACCCCAATTCCGCACAATGGCTGCCGTCCACCCAAGCGCCGTAGAGTTTAA
- the rpmC gene encoding 50S ribosomal protein L29: MAFPKMSDIENLSDEEVNEQILSLKRELFTLRLQKATRRLEKTHLFKHKRHQLSQLLTLEGARKRANAESAAAE; this comes from the coding sequence ATGGCGTTTCCAAAAATGTCAGACATTGAAAACTTGAGCGATGAGGAAGTCAACGAGCAGATTTTGAGCCTGAAGCGGGAATTATTTACCCTCAGACTGCAAAAAGCTACGCGCCGGTTGGAAAAAACCCACCTGTTCAAGCACAAGAGACACCAACTGTCTCAGTTGCTCACACTGGAAGGCGCACGCAAACGGGCTAACGCCGAATCCGCCGCCGCCGAATAG
- the rpsQ gene encoding 30S ribosomal protein S17 — MAVKERVGVVVSDKMDKTVVVAIENRSPHPKYGKIVVKTKRYKAHDEENKCKEGDRVRIQETRPLSRTKHWQVIEIINSATQI; from the coding sequence ATGGCAGTTAAAGAAAGAGTTGGTGTAGTGGTCAGCGACAAGATGGATAAAACCGTCGTTGTGGCGATCGAAAATAGAAGCCCTCATCCGAAGTACGGCAAAATTGTCGTCAAAACCAAGCGCTACAAAGCGCATGATGAGGAAAACAAATGCAAAGAGGGCGATCGCGTCCGCATCCAGGAAACTCGCCCCCTCAGTCGCACGAAACATTGGCAAGTGATTGAGATTATCAATAGTGCCACCCAAATCTAA
- the secY gene encoding preprotein translocase subunit SecY, whose product MVVSRDKAPTAQETFMQMARAAGLRGRLLLTIGMLVLVRLGIWIPVPGIDLERFQANIDGSPLIGFLDLFSGGGLRALGIFALGIIPYINASIIMQLLTAALPTLEDLQKNEGEAGRRKISQYTRFVALGWALLQSIGISIWVGAFAETPDPGFLFYVQTAVALTTGSMFVMWVSELITERGVGNGASLLIFVNIVAVLPNSLGQTFAQAREDNTIVGPVLILMLIFLITIVGIVFVQEGTRRIPIISARRQVGRKLYREKSSYLPLRLNQGGVMPIIFASAVLILPASLAQFTQNNWLITISSYLSPSGRAPFVYAAFYLTLILFFSYFYASLIVNPVDMAQNLKKMGASIPGIRPGRATTEYVERVLNRLTFLGAIFLGMVAIVPTAVESATGVRTFQGFGATSLLILVGVAIDTAKQIQTYVISQRYEGMVKQ is encoded by the coding sequence ATGGTTGTTAGTCGAGATAAAGCACCAACCGCTCAGGAGACTTTCATGCAGATGGCTAGAGCAGCGGGCCTACGAGGTCGGCTGCTCCTCACCATTGGTATGTTAGTTTTGGTGCGCTTAGGCATTTGGATTCCAGTTCCTGGTATCGATCTTGAGAGATTTCAGGCCAATATTGATGGCAGTCCGCTGATTGGTTTTTTGGACCTGTTTTCTGGGGGTGGCTTGCGAGCTTTAGGGATTTTTGCCCTAGGGATCATTCCTTATATTAATGCCTCCATTATTATGCAATTACTGACTGCTGCTCTCCCTACTTTAGAAGATTTACAAAAAAATGAAGGGGAAGCCGGTCGGCGCAAAATCTCTCAGTACACTCGTTTTGTCGCCTTGGGATGGGCATTGCTGCAAAGTATTGGCATTTCCATCTGGGTTGGCGCTTTTGCGGAAACCCCTGACCCAGGCTTTTTATTCTATGTCCAAACTGCGGTGGCACTGACCACTGGCTCCATGTTTGTGATGTGGGTATCTGAGTTGATTACGGAACGCGGGGTGGGCAATGGGGCCTCTTTATTGATTTTTGTCAATATTGTGGCGGTTCTCCCCAATTCTTTGGGTCAAACTTTCGCACAGGCTCGGGAAGACAACACGATTGTCGGTCCGGTTTTGATTCTGATGTTGATCTTTTTAATCACGATTGTTGGGATTGTTTTTGTCCAAGAAGGGACTAGACGAATTCCGATTATTTCGGCGCGTCGTCAAGTCGGACGGAAACTTTACCGGGAGAAAAGTAGCTATCTTCCTTTGCGGTTAAATCAAGGGGGGGTGATGCCGATCATTTTTGCATCGGCGGTGTTAATTCTGCCAGCTTCTTTGGCTCAATTTACGCAGAATAATTGGCTGATTACCATTTCGTCTTATTTGAGTCCGAGTGGTCGAGCGCCTTTTGTTTATGCGGCGTTTTATTTGACGTTAATTCTGTTTTTTAGCTATTTCTACGCTTCATTGATTGTCAATCCTGTAGACATGGCTCAAAATTTGAAAAAAATGGGGGCCAGTATTCCAGGCATTCGTCCAGGACGGGCGACGACTGAATATGTGGAGCGGGTACTGAACCGATTAACGTTTTTGGGAGCCATTTTTCTGGGGATGGTGGCGATCGTCCCAACTGCTGTAGAAAGTGCCACAGGTGTGCGGACTTTCCAGGGGTTTGGAGCAACTTCTCTGCTGATTTTGGTGGGGGTGGCGATCGATACTGCCAAACAAATTCAAACCTATGTGATTTCCCAGCGCTATGAAGGAATGGTGAAGCAATAG
- the rplX gene encoding 50S ribosomal protein L24 — protein sequence MAKQRNTALTRYKMHVKTGDTVQIIAGKEKGKVGEIMKTFPTKSTVIVKGVNVKTKHVKPQQEGESGRIETFESPIHSSNVMLYSEKQKVASRICYTFTEDGRKVRMLKKTGEIID from the coding sequence ATGGCTAAACAACGGAACACTGCACTGACGCGCTATAAAATGCACGTCAAAACCGGCGATACGGTGCAGATTATTGCCGGGAAAGAAAAAGGAAAGGTTGGAGAAATCATGAAAACCTTTCCGACCAAGAGCACAGTGATTGTGAAAGGCGTTAACGTGAAGACAAAGCACGTTAAACCTCAGCAAGAAGGAGAATCGGGTCGAATTGAGACTTTTGAATCTCCAATTCATAGCTCAAATGTCATGCTTTATTCTGAAAAGCAAAAAGTGGCAAGCCGGATTTGTTACACCTTCACCGAAGACGGACGGAAGGTGCGAATGCTCAAAAAAACCGGGGAAATTATTGATTAG
- the infA gene encoding translation initiation factor IF-1, whose protein sequence is MAKQDLIEMEGTVTESLPNAMFRVDLDNGFNVLAHISGKIRRNYIKILPGDRVKVELTPYDLTKGRITYRLRKK, encoded by the coding sequence TTGGCTAAACAAGATCTAATCGAGATGGAAGGGACGGTGACTGAATCCCTCCCCAATGCGATGTTTCGGGTAGACCTAGACAATGGGTTTAACGTACTCGCCCACATCTCGGGAAAAATTCGCCGGAATTACATCAAAATTCTTCCCGGCGATCGCGTCAAAGTAGAACTGACCCCCTACGACTTAACCAAAGGTCGCATCACCTACCGTCTTCGTAAGAAGTAA
- the rplN gene encoding 50S ribosomal protein L14 — translation MIQQESYLNVADNSGAKRLMCIRVLGGNRRYAGVGDVIIAVVKDAIPNMPIKKSDVVRAVVVRTRKGLRRDSGMSIRFDDNAAVIVNPDGNPKGTRVFGPVARELRDKNYTKIVSLAPEVL, via the coding sequence GTGATTCAACAAGAGTCGTATCTCAACGTTGCCGATAATAGCGGTGCTAAACGGTTAATGTGTATTCGCGTCCTCGGGGGCAACCGACGCTATGCCGGTGTTGGTGACGTGATCATCGCCGTTGTCAAGGATGCTATTCCCAATATGCCGATTAAAAAATCTGATGTTGTGCGCGCTGTTGTAGTTCGCACCCGCAAAGGATTACGTCGCGATAGTGGGATGAGCATTCGCTTTGATGACAATGCTGCCGTGATTGTGAACCCCGACGGTAACCCCAAGGGAACCCGCGTTTTTGGCCCCGTTGCTCGCGAATTGCGCGACAAAAATTACACCAAAATCGTATCCTTAGCGCCGGAGGTGCTGTAA
- the rpsM gene encoding 30S ribosomal protein S13 codes for MARIAGVDLPRDKRVEIGLRYIYGIGPTRAQQILERTGVNPDTRVKDLTDAEVTSLREDLEKNYEVEGDLRRLESMNIKRLMDIGCYRGRRHRMGLPVRGQRTRTNARTRRGGRRTVAGKKKAPSKK; via the coding sequence GTGGCACGAATTGCCGGAGTAGATCTTCCTCGCGATAAGCGAGTTGAGATAGGTCTACGATACATTTATGGGATTGGGCCAACGCGAGCCCAACAAATTTTGGAACGGACCGGGGTCAATCCCGATACCCGAGTCAAAGATTTAACCGACGCCGAGGTCACCAGCCTCCGGGAAGACTTAGAAAAAAATTACGAAGTCGAAGGGGACCTCAGACGCTTAGAGTCCATGAACATCAAGCGTTTGATGGACATCGGCTGCTATCGGGGTCGCCGTCATCGCATGGGACTCCCGGTGCGCGGACAAAGAACTCGGACCAATGCCCGAACCCGTCGAGGCGGAAGGCGCACCGTGGCCGGCAAGAAAAAAGCCCCTTCCAAGAAGTAA